A window from Aquabacterium sp. NJ1 encodes these proteins:
- a CDS encoding penicillin-binding protein 2 gives MRRLRGKPRQQGKGAMPTVRYATSPLLASRTPPWRVKFMIGAIGLGFAVLIGRAAWIQIIHNDFYLQQGASRYERRIELQANRGRILDRNGELLASSVPAPSLWAIPKDMDASRDQLRALSKLLDMPFVDLQKRLASSPNFVWLRRKVEDGVAEKVAALKIKGVYELREFKRQYPEGEAAAHIVGFTNIEDEGQEGIELAYQKQLAGRDGVRHVIKDRLGRVVESVGDMVPAEDGRAIRLSIDAKIQFYAYQRIRDAVALHKAKAGSVVVLDAVTGEVLALANVPSYTPEDRRNLTGAQLRNRALTDTFEPGSTMKPIVISLAMETKRITPNTIISTAPGRLTIDGSTISDSHPHGDLTVEQVIQKSSNVGTAKIAMQMQPREMWEMFTAVGLGQKPQLGFPGAVTGRLRPYKSWRRIEQVTMSYGYGLSASLFQLAHAYTIFASDGELIPISLLKREGPGDDRDPLRKVAKAHSGDDNERPVLAFKTAFRPEAASSSEGDPSAPANEEVVPIHGTRVISPETARAVRKMLNLVCGPGGTAPKAQTQGYSVGGKTGTAHKVEGKGYAGNKYRAWFVGIAPISKPRIVVAVMVDEPGDGIYYGGDVAAPVFSQVVQQTLNRLGVLPDMEVQPKIINTEPAEVESF, from the coding sequence ATGCGCCGCCTGCGTGGCAAACCACGCCAGCAAGGCAAGGGTGCCATGCCCACCGTGCGTTACGCGACCAGCCCGCTGCTGGCTTCGCGCACACCGCCCTGGCGCGTCAAGTTCATGATCGGCGCCATCGGCCTGGGTTTTGCTGTGCTGATCGGGCGCGCCGCCTGGATCCAGATCATCCACAACGATTTCTACCTGCAGCAAGGTGCCAGCCGCTACGAGCGCCGCATCGAGTTGCAGGCCAACCGCGGGCGCATCCTGGATCGCAATGGCGAGTTGCTGGCCTCCAGCGTGCCGGCGCCGTCGCTCTGGGCCATCCCCAAGGACATGGATGCCTCGCGCGACCAGCTGCGTGCCTTGAGCAAGCTGCTGGACATGCCCTTTGTCGACCTGCAAAAGCGCCTGGCCTCCAGCCCCAACTTCGTGTGGCTGCGCCGCAAGGTCGAAGACGGTGTGGCCGAGAAGGTGGCTGCGCTCAAGATCAAGGGTGTGTACGAGCTGCGTGAATTCAAGCGCCAGTACCCCGAGGGTGAGGCTGCTGCGCATATCGTGGGCTTCACCAACATCGAAGACGAAGGCCAGGAAGGCATCGAGCTGGCTTATCAGAAGCAGTTGGCTGGCCGCGATGGTGTGCGCCATGTGATCAAGGACCGCCTGGGGCGGGTGGTGGAGTCGGTGGGCGACATGGTGCCGGCTGAAGACGGCCGGGCCATCCGTCTGTCGATCGATGCCAAGATCCAGTTCTACGCCTACCAGCGCATCCGCGATGCCGTGGCCCTGCACAAGGCCAAGGCCGGCAGCGTGGTGGTGCTCGACGCCGTGACCGGTGAAGTGCTGGCGCTGGCCAATGTGCCCAGCTACACACCGGAAGATCGCCGCAACCTGACGGGTGCCCAGCTGCGCAACCGTGCGCTGACCGACACCTTCGAGCCGGGCTCCACCATGAAGCCCATCGTGATCTCGCTGGCCATGGAGACCAAGCGCATCACGCCCAACACCATCATTTCCACCGCGCCTGGCCGCTTGACCATCGATGGCTCCACCATCTCTGATTCGCACCCGCACGGCGACCTGACCGTCGAGCAGGTCATCCAGAAGTCCAGCAACGTCGGCACGGCCAAGATCGCCATGCAGATGCAGCCGCGCGAGATGTGGGAAATGTTCACCGCCGTGGGCCTGGGGCAAAAGCCGCAGCTCGGTTTCCCCGGCGCGGTGACCGGCCGCCTGCGCCCCTACAAGTCGTGGCGCCGCATCGAGCAGGTCACCATGAGTTATGGCTACGGCCTGTCGGCCAGCTTGTTCCAGCTGGCCCACGCGTACACGATCTTCGCCAGCGATGGTGAACTGATCCCGATTTCGCTGCTGAAGCGGGAGGGCCCCGGTGACGATCGGGATCCTTTGCGCAAAGTGGCGAAAGCCCATTCCGGGGATGACAACGAGCGCCCCGTGCTGGCCTTCAAGACCGCCTTCCGTCCGGAGGCGGCTTCGTCGTCTGAGGGTGATCCCTCTGCACCGGCCAATGAAGAGGTCGTGCCCATCCATGGCACCCGCGTGATCTCGCCTGAGACGGCCCGCGCCGTGCGCAAGATGCTCAACCTCGTGTGTGGCCCGGGTGGTACCGCACCCAAGGCCCAGACCCAGGGCTACAGCGTGGGCGGCAAGACGGGTACCGCGCACAAGGTCGAAGGCAAGGGTTATGCGGGCAACAAGTACCGCGCCTGGTTCGTGGGCATCGCGCCCATCAGCAAGCCCCGCATCGTGGTGGCCGTGATGGTGGACGAGCCTGGCGACGGCATCTATTACGGTGGTGATGTGGCCGCGCCCGTGTTCAGCCAGGTGGTGCAGCAAACGCTCAACCGCCTGGGCGTGCTGCCTGACATGGAAGTGCAGCCCAAGATCATCAACACCGAACCCGCTGAAGTGGAGAGCTTTTAA
- the mraZ gene encoding division/cell wall cluster transcriptional repressor MraZ, with the protein MVFQGASALSLDAKGRMAVPSRHRDALQALCAGQLTITKNPDGCLMVFPRPAWETFRDKVAALPMSAAGWKRIFLGNAMDVEIDSAARVLISPELRAAAGLTKDVMLLGMGSHFELWDAQKYAAHEAEVMAQPMPEALQDFTF; encoded by the coding sequence TTGGTCTTTCAAGGGGCATCAGCGTTGTCGCTGGACGCAAAGGGGCGGATGGCCGTTCCCTCGCGCCATCGCGACGCTTTGCAGGCCCTTTGTGCAGGCCAGTTGACCATCACCAAGAACCCCGATGGCTGCCTGATGGTGTTCCCGCGCCCCGCGTGGGAAACCTTCCGCGACAAGGTTGCCGCGCTGCCGATGTCGGCCGCCGGCTGGAAGCGGATCTTTCTGGGCAACGCCATGGACGTCGAGATCGACAGCGCTGCGCGCGTGCTGATCTCGCCTGAACTGCGCGCCGCAGCCGGCCTCACCAAGGACGTGATGCTGTTGGGCATGGGCAGCCACTTCGAGTTGTGGGACGCCCAGAAGTACGCCGCACACGAAGCCGAGGTCATGGCTCAGCCCATGCCCGAGGCGCTTCAAGACTTCACCTTCTGA
- the rsmH gene encoding 16S rRNA (cytosine(1402)-N(4))-methyltransferase RsmH, with translation MQEGVTPWQHQTVLLHEAVDALWDADVGPHPQGVYVDATFGRGGHSRLLLSRLGPQARLIALDRDPEAIAHATQGPNAINDPRFQIVHAPFSSWADVVADLGLPQVHGLLMDIGVSSPQIDNPARGFSFRFDAPLDMRMDTTQGESAADFLAHASVDEITEVIREYGEERFAWPIAKALVARRDEGQPVRTTAELSALVARTVKTREAGQDPATRTFQALRIHVNRELGELEDALESALKTLAPGGRLSVISFHSLEDRIVKTFIAKHSREEVDRRVPFASPKPLMLDAIARIKPSAEEVAGNPRSRSAVLRVAERTNVPWSEALVAAPAKAGKGKAGGKSGGKGGRR, from the coding sequence ATGCAGGAAGGAGTCACACCTTGGCAGCATCAAACTGTCCTGCTGCACGAGGCGGTCGATGCCTTGTGGGATGCCGACGTCGGTCCGCATCCGCAGGGGGTGTACGTCGATGCCACCTTTGGTCGCGGCGGCCATTCACGTCTCCTGCTGTCCAGGCTGGGCCCGCAGGCGCGTCTGATCGCGCTGGACCGGGACCCGGAGGCCATTGCCCACGCCACGCAAGGCCCCAACGCCATCAACGACCCACGCTTCCAGATCGTGCACGCACCGTTCTCGTCCTGGGCGGATGTGGTGGCCGATCTGGGCTTGCCGCAGGTGCACGGCTTGCTGATGGACATCGGCGTGTCGTCGCCGCAGATCGACAACCCCGCGCGCGGTTTCAGCTTCCGCTTCGATGCGCCGCTGGACATGCGCATGGACACCACGCAAGGCGAGAGCGCGGCGGATTTTCTGGCGCATGCCTCGGTGGACGAGATCACGGAGGTCATCCGTGAGTACGGCGAAGAACGGTTTGCTTGGCCCATTGCAAAGGCGCTTGTCGCTCGCCGCGATGAAGGCCAGCCTGTGCGAACCACTGCCGAGCTATCGGCGCTCGTGGCTCGTACGGTCAAAACCCGTGAAGCCGGGCAAGACCCCGCTACCCGAACCTTCCAGGCTCTTCGGATTCACGTCAACCGTGAGCTCGGTGAACTGGAAGACGCTCTGGAGTCAGCCTTGAAGACGCTGGCGCCCGGCGGGCGGCTGTCGGTCATCAGCTTCCATTCGCTGGAAGACCGCATCGTCAAGACCTTCATCGCGAAACACAGCCGCGAAGAAGTCGACCGCCGCGTGCCATTCGCTAGCCCGAAGCCCCTGATGCTGGACGCCATCGCGCGCATCAAGCCCTCCGCTGAAGAAGTGGCGGGCAACCCGCGTTCGCGCTCTGCCGTGCTGCGCGTGGCCGAGCGCACCAACGTGCCCTGGTCAGAGGCCTTGGTGGCTGCGCCGGCCAAGGCGGGCAAGGGCAAGGCTGGTGGCAAAAGCGGTGGCAAGGGAGGACGTCGATGA
- a CDS encoding FeoA family protein yields the protein MKSQHHPHHSKSPAITLDKLPVRAVATIQDIKAGHHDGGALKRRLMELGFVPGERVQVLRRIFFGRGPLAVRVGTSTFAMRKLESSLIEVVVA from the coding sequence ATGAAATCGCAGCACCACCCTCATCACAGCAAGTCGCCGGCCATCACGCTGGACAAGCTGCCCGTGCGGGCGGTGGCGACGATCCAGGACATCAAGGCTGGCCACCACGACGGCGGCGCCCTCAAACGCCGGCTGATGGAGCTGGGCTTCGTGCCGGGCGAGCGCGTGCAGGTGCTGCGGCGCATTTTCTTTGGCCGTGGGCCCCTGGCCGTCCGGGTGGGCACCAGCACCTTCGCCATGCGCAAGCTGGAGTCCTCGCTGATCGAAGTCGTTGTGGCCTGA
- the thiC gene encoding phosphomethylpyrimidine synthase ThiC, with translation MNAPDLTIDAAALQALDELTRLTREPLPASRKVYVEGSHAGVRVPMREVSLTNGESVTLYDCSGPYTDPNVSIDVTKGLPPVREAAVVARGDTEQYEGRSIQAVDDGLKPDERHDERMAALRAAAAGLQRTPRRAKAGANVTQMHYARKGIITPEMEFVALRENQRRLDLAEDWRSKYGVDAEREARLRGNPMGAVIPREITPEFVRDEVARGRAIIPANINHTELEPMAIGRNFLVKINANIGNSAVTSSIEEEVEKLVWAIRWGADNVMDLSTGKHIHTTRDWIVRNSPVPIGTVPIYQALEKVGGVAEDLTWDIYRDTLIEQAEQGVDYFTIHAGVRLPFIHLTANRRTGIVSRGGSILAKWCIAHHKENFLFTHFEEICEIMKAYDVSFSLGDGLRPGSLSDANDEAQFAELKTLGELTQIAWQHDVQTMIEGPGHVPMHMIQANMDEQLKHCHEAPFYTLGPLTIDIAPGYDHIASAIGAAMIGWMGTAMLCYVTPKEHLGLPNRDDVKQGLIAYKIAAHAADVAKGHPGARARDDALSQARFDFRWQDQFNLGLDPETARDFHDETLPKDASKVAHFCSMCGPKFCSMKITQEVREFAAQGMAAKSEEFKSVGGELYIPIKAEQPAA, from the coding sequence ATGAACGCCCCTGACCTCACCATTGACGCTGCCGCCCTGCAAGCGCTGGATGAACTCACCCGCCTGACCCGTGAGCCCTTGCCCGCATCGCGCAAGGTGTACGTTGAAGGCAGCCACGCTGGCGTGCGCGTGCCGATGCGTGAGGTCTCGCTGACCAATGGCGAGTCGGTCACGCTGTACGACTGCTCCGGCCCGTACACGGACCCGAACGTCAGCATCGACGTCACCAAGGGCCTGCCGCCTGTGCGCGAGGCCGCCGTGGTGGCCCGTGGCGACACGGAACAGTACGAAGGCCGCTCCATCCAGGCGGTGGACGACGGCCTCAAGCCAGATGAGCGCCACGACGAGCGCATGGCCGCCCTGCGCGCTGCCGCAGCAGGCCTGCAGCGCACGCCGCGCCGCGCCAAGGCCGGCGCCAACGTGACGCAGATGCACTACGCCCGCAAGGGCATCATCACGCCGGAGATGGAGTTCGTGGCCCTGCGCGAGAACCAGCGCCGGCTTGATCTGGCCGAGGACTGGCGCAGCAAGTACGGCGTCGATGCCGAGCGCGAGGCCCGCCTGCGCGGCAACCCCATGGGCGCGGTGATTCCGCGCGAGATCACGCCCGAGTTCGTGCGCGATGAGGTGGCACGCGGCCGCGCCATCATCCCCGCCAACATCAACCACACCGAACTGGAGCCGATGGCCATCGGCCGCAACTTCCTGGTCAAGATCAACGCCAACATCGGCAACTCGGCCGTGACCTCGTCGATCGAAGAAGAGGTTGAAAAGCTGGTGTGGGCCATCCGCTGGGGTGCGGACAACGTGATGGACTTGTCCACCGGCAAGCACATCCACACCACGCGCGACTGGATCGTGCGCAACAGCCCCGTGCCGATCGGCACCGTGCCCATCTACCAGGCGCTGGAAAAGGTGGGCGGCGTAGCCGAAGACCTGACCTGGGACATCTACCGCGACACCCTGATCGAACAGGCCGAGCAGGGCGTGGACTACTTCACCATCCATGCCGGGGTGCGCCTGCCCTTCATCCACCTCACGGCCAATCGCCGCACGGGCATCGTCTCGCGCGGTGGCTCCATCCTGGCCAAGTGGTGCATCGCGCATCACAAAGAGAACTTCCTGTTCACGCACTTCGAAGAGATCTGCGAGATCATGAAGGCGTATGACGTGAGCTTCTCGCTGGGCGACGGCCTGCGCCCCGGCTCGCTGAGCGATGCCAATGACGAAGCCCAGTTTGCCGAGCTGAAGACACTGGGCGAGCTGACCCAGATCGCCTGGCAGCACGATGTGCAGACCATGATCGAAGGCCCCGGCCATGTGCCCATGCACATGATCCAGGCCAATATGGACGAGCAGCTCAAGCACTGCCATGAGGCGCCCTTCTACACCCTGGGCCCGCTGACCATCGACATCGCACCCGGCTATGACCACATCGCCTCGGCCATCGGCGCGGCCATGATCGGCTGGATGGGCACGGCCATGCTGTGCTACGTGACGCCCAAGGAGCACCTGGGCTTGCCCAACCGCGATGACGTCAAGCAAGGCCTGATTGCCTACAAGATCGCGGCCCACGCGGCGGACGTTGCCAAGGGCCACCCCGGCGCCCGTGCGCGTGATGATGCACTGTCGCAAGCGCGCTTTGACTTCCGCTGGCAGGACCAGTTCAACCTGGGCCTGGACCCGGAAACCGCGCGCGACTTCCACGACGAGACGCTGCCCAAGGATGCCTCCAAGGTGGCGCACTTCTGCTCGATGTGTGGCCCCAAGTTCTGCTCGATGAAGATCACGCAGGAGGTGCGGGAGTTTGCGGCGCAAGGCATGGCCGCCAAGTCCGAAGAGTTCAAGAGCGTGGGCGGCGAGCTCTACATCCCCATCAAGGCCGAGCAACCCGCCGCCTGA
- the ftsL gene encoding cell division protein FtsL: MMARLNILLAIVLLLSCFWLIRASYESRHLFVELEKAQSQSRELQIEFERLQLEKRAQATPLRVEKLAREKLHMFNNTPAVTHYVSTAASGGGATSQGVQP; this comes from the coding sequence ATGATGGCGCGCCTCAACATCCTGCTGGCCATCGTGCTGCTGCTGAGTTGTTTCTGGTTGATCCGGGCCAGCTACGAATCGCGCCACCTGTTCGTGGAGCTGGAAAAGGCCCAGTCGCAATCGCGCGAGTTGCAGATCGAATTTGAGCGTCTGCAGCTGGAAAAGCGCGCGCAGGCCACGCCGCTGCGTGTTGAAAAGCTGGCGCGCGAAAAGCTGCACATGTTCAACAACACGCCGGCCGTCACGCACTATGTGAGCACCGCGGCGTCGGGTGGTGGTGCCACCAGCCAGGGGGTGCAGCCATGA
- the murF gene encoding bifunctional UDP-N-acetylmuramoyl-L-alanyl-D-glutamate--2,6-diaminopimelate ligase MurE/UDP-N-acetylmuramoyl-tripeptide--D-alanyl-D-alanine ligase MurF, with product MSQTTLHLHSTDEALGWLRQWGVTRLTVDSRQVASLAGEGVCFIAWPGAARDGRAFVEQALKDGARACLVEADGVQTFGFADARVATVPGLKARSAEIAHGFFAEPSAQLQVVAVTGTNGKTSTSWWTAQALSSLGQGCGVIGTLGVGQVDGDFVPTGLTTPDPITLHATFRAFADKGLKAAAIEASSIGIEELRLHATHIAVAQFTNFTQDHLDYHGSMEGYWQAKRRLFDWPGLRAAVLNLDDPMGHALQDHARGRHLACWSYGLQEAVRLQATNIRYQAHGLVFDLIERDDALSQIVGKATVQAPVIGTFNVSNLLAVLGALRALDVPLADAARACSGLKSVPGRMQVVSLPDWQPEVQTAVPMAVVDYAHTPDALLKALQALRPVAEARNGQLWCVFGCGGDRDPIKRPLMGAMAEQHADRVVLTSDNPRSESPAFILSQILAGVAGRDTVDVIEDRRAAIAHALQQADANDIVLIAGKGHEATQEVAGVKTPFSDVDEAAAALKRRAPVVPAPSIPMMMTLGLAHELLPGSVLTGDPATPIARVHTDTRTLQPGDLFVALRGERFDAHDFLPQAKAAGAVAVLAQQGVDTCGLPGLTVPDTRAALGWLASGWRARFDIPLIGVTGSNGKTTVTQMIASILKTWVVSQGAPEASLATQGNFNNEIGVPLTLLRLREGQHRCAVVELGMNHPGEIAHLASIAAPTVGLVNNAQREHQEFMHTVEAVARENGSVLQALSRSGVAVFPADDEFAPIWREQANGYPKFDFATQGPAAITGAATWVAEPTPHWLIDISTAQGAARVKLKMAGAHNVRNALASTAAALGAGVPLSVIAQGLEAFEPVKGRSQLRCITLGQRAVTLVDDSYNANPDSVRAAIDMLAGLPGPRWLVLGDMGEVGTQGPAFHEEVGTYARERGIEHVWTAGELCAHAAQACGASARHFNSAADIVAALPTLDQVPAAASILVKGSRFMKMEQVVARLGELSGGAHAA from the coding sequence ATGAGCCAGACCACTTTGCACCTGCACAGCACGGATGAAGCCCTGGGCTGGCTGCGCCAGTGGGGCGTCACGCGCCTGACGGTAGACAGCCGCCAGGTGGCGTCGCTGGCCGGTGAGGGCGTGTGCTTCATCGCCTGGCCGGGTGCCGCGCGTGATGGCCGGGCCTTTGTCGAGCAAGCCTTGAAGGATGGCGCCCGCGCTTGCCTGGTCGAAGCCGATGGCGTGCAGACCTTTGGTTTCGCTGACGCCCGTGTGGCCACCGTGCCTGGCCTGAAGGCCCGCAGCGCCGAGATCGCGCACGGCTTCTTTGCCGAACCCAGCGCGCAACTGCAGGTGGTGGCCGTGACGGGCACCAATGGCAAGACCTCGACCTCGTGGTGGACAGCCCAAGCCTTGAGCAGCCTGGGCCAGGGCTGCGGTGTGATCGGCACGTTGGGCGTGGGCCAGGTGGATGGCGACTTCGTGCCCACCGGCTTGACGACGCCTGACCCCATCACCTTGCACGCCACCTTCCGCGCGTTTGCAGACAAGGGCCTGAAGGCTGCGGCCATCGAGGCCTCGTCCATCGGCATCGAAGAGTTGCGCCTGCACGCCACGCACATCGCGGTCGCGCAGTTCACCAACTTCACGCAGGACCACCTCGACTACCACGGCAGCATGGAAGGCTACTGGCAAGCCAAGCGCCGCCTGTTCGACTGGCCGGGCCTGCGCGCCGCCGTGCTGAACCTGGATGACCCGATGGGCCATGCGCTGCAGGACCACGCGCGCGGTCGCCATCTGGCCTGCTGGTCTTATGGCCTGCAAGAGGCCGTGCGCCTGCAGGCGACCAACATCCGTTATCAAGCCCATGGCTTGGTGTTTGACCTGATCGAGCGCGACGATGCGCTGTCGCAGATCGTGGGCAAAGCGACCGTGCAGGCGCCGGTGATCGGCACCTTCAATGTCTCGAACCTGCTGGCTGTGCTGGGGGCCCTGCGTGCACTCGATGTGCCGCTGGCTGACGCTGCGCGCGCCTGCAGCGGCTTGAAGTCGGTGCCAGGCCGCATGCAGGTGGTGAGCCTGCCTGATTGGCAGCCGGAAGTGCAGACTGCCGTGCCCATGGCCGTGGTCGATTACGCCCACACCCCTGATGCACTGCTCAAGGCCTTGCAAGCGCTGCGCCCCGTGGCCGAAGCACGCAATGGCCAGTTGTGGTGCGTCTTCGGTTGTGGTGGTGACCGTGATCCCATCAAGCGCCCCCTGATGGGTGCCATGGCCGAGCAGCACGCCGACCGCGTGGTGCTGACCAGTGACAACCCTCGCAGCGAATCCCCCGCCTTCATCCTGTCGCAGATCCTGGCCGGTGTGGCCGGGCGTGACACGGTGGACGTGATCGAAGACCGCCGCGCTGCCATCGCACATGCCCTGCAGCAGGCCGATGCCAACGACATCGTGTTGATCGCCGGCAAAGGCCATGAGGCCACGCAAGAAGTGGCCGGCGTCAAGACACCCTTTTCAGATGTGGACGAGGCAGCAGCCGCGCTCAAGCGCCGCGCGCCGGTCGTCCCAGCACCCAGCATTCCCATGATGATGACCCTGGGCCTGGCCCACGAACTGTTGCCCGGTTCGGTGCTGACGGGTGACCCCGCCACGCCGATCGCCCGCGTGCATACCGACACCCGCACCCTGCAGCCCGGCGACCTGTTCGTGGCGCTGCGCGGCGAGCGCTTTGATGCGCATGACTTCCTGCCCCAGGCCAAGGCCGCTGGCGCCGTGGCCGTGCTGGCCCAGCAAGGCGTGGACACCTGTGGTCTGCCAGGCCTGACGGTGCCTGACACACGCGCCGCACTGGGGTGGCTGGCATCCGGCTGGCGCGCACGTTTTGACATCCCGCTGATCGGTGTGACCGGCAGCAATGGCAAGACCACGGTCACGCAGATGATCGCGTCCATCCTGAAGACCTGGGTGGTGTCGCAAGGCGCGCCCGAAGCCTCGCTGGCCACGCAGGGCAACTTCAACAACGAGATCGGCGTGCCTTTGACCCTGCTGCGCCTGCGTGAAGGCCAGCACCGTTGTGCCGTGGTCGAGCTGGGCATGAATCACCCCGGCGAGATCGCGCACCTGGCTTCGATTGCCGCGCCCACGGTGGGCCTGGTGAACAACGCCCAGCGCGAGCACCAGGAGTTCATGCACACGGTCGAGGCCGTGGCGCGCGAAAACGGCAGCGTGCTGCAGGCCTTGTCGCGCAGCGGCGTGGCCGTGTTCCCGGCCGACGACGAGTTCGCCCCCATCTGGCGCGAGCAGGCCAACGGCTATCCCAAGTTCGACTTCGCCACGCAGGGCCCGGCCGCCATCACGGGGGCCGCGACCTGGGTGGCCGAGCCCACACCGCATTGGCTGATCGACATCAGCACGGCGCAGGGCGCGGCCCGCGTCAAGCTGAAGATGGCCGGCGCCCACAATGTGCGCAATGCATTGGCCTCCACGGCCGCTGCGCTGGGTGCCGGTGTGCCCCTGAGCGTGATTGCCCAGGGCCTGGAAGCTTTCGAGCCCGTCAAGGGCCGTTCGCAACTGCGTTGCATCACCCTGGGTCAGCGCGCGGTCACCCTGGTGGACGACAGCTACAACGCCAACCCCGATTCCGTGCGCGCCGCCATCGACATGCTGGCCGGCCTGCCTGGCCCACGCTGGCTGGTGCTGGGTGACATGGGCGAGGTGGGCACGCAAGGCCCGGCCTTCCACGAGGAAGTCGGCACCTATGCCCGTGAGCGCGGCATCGAACACGTCTGGACGGCTGGTGAGTTGTGCGCGCATGCCGCGCAGGCTTGTGGCGCGTCCGCCCGTCATTTCAACAGCGCAGCCGACATCGTGGCCGCGCTGCCCACGCTGGATCAGGTGCCTGCGGCGGCATCGATCCTCGTCAAAGGTTCACGCTTCATGAAGATGGAACAAGTTGTCGCCCGCCTGGGTGAGCTGTCGGGAGGTGCCCATGCTGCTTAG
- the feoB gene encoding ferrous iron transport protein B: protein MAAATPEVSNSPLIALVGNPNCGKTALFNRLTGAKQKVGNYAGVTVERKEGQFVSPAGQGWRLLDLPGAYSLLAATPDEAITRDVIAGVRAGESAPVGLVCVVDATNLRLNLRMVLELQTLGVPMVLAINMMDLATKRGIHIDTVKLQQELGIPVVEAVAVQTGGERALLNQLDQLDWAKLPKPTAPRPMQRIAQTPVEDTHKRVSALLAKCVTMPEQGSHLTAVLDRYVLHPVMGPLILAGLMFLVFQAVFTWAKLPMDLIDNGMGLVGDWVKAHMADGMLRSLLVDGVIGGAGSVLVFLPQIIILFGFILALEDSGYLPRAAFLLDRIMGSVGLSGRAFIPLLSSFACAIPGIMATRTIADPRDRLVTILIAPLMTCSARLPVYALLIAAFIPSRTVGGIFNLQGLVLFALYMAGIFSAMLVALVLKKFMKQGSAQPLLMELPDYHVPHLRNLALGLWERASIFVKRVGTIILSLMIILWFLSNFPSPPDGATGPAIQYSLAGMAGRALEVIFAPIGFTWQICIALVPGMAAREVAVAALGTVYSMSQTGDELSSALQGLIGHAWSLPTALSLMTWYVYAPQCLSTLIVTRRETNGWRVPMIMLGYMFALAYAASFAVYHLALRWGA, encoded by the coding sequence ATGGCGGCAGCGACACCTGAAGTGTCAAACTCTCCGCTGATCGCCCTGGTCGGCAACCCGAACTGCGGCAAGACCGCGCTGTTCAACCGCCTCACGGGTGCCAAGCAGAAGGTCGGCAACTACGCCGGCGTCACCGTCGAGCGCAAGGAGGGGCAGTTTGTGTCCCCCGCCGGCCAAGGCTGGCGCCTGCTGGATCTGCCCGGCGCCTACAGCCTGCTGGCCGCCACCCCCGATGAAGCCATCACGCGCGATGTGATCGCCGGCGTGCGCGCGGGTGAATCGGCGCCGGTGGGCCTGGTCTGCGTGGTGGATGCGACCAACCTGCGCCTGAACCTGCGCATGGTGCTGGAGCTGCAGACCCTGGGCGTGCCCATGGTGCTGGCCATCAACATGATGGACCTGGCCACCAAACGCGGCATCCACATCGACACCGTCAAGCTGCAGCAGGAGCTGGGCATCCCGGTGGTGGAAGCCGTGGCCGTGCAGACCGGTGGCGAGCGCGCCCTGCTCAACCAGCTCGACCAACTGGACTGGGCCAAGCTGCCCAAGCCCACCGCCCCCCGGCCCATGCAGCGCATCGCGCAAACGCCAGTGGAAGACACCCACAAGCGCGTGAGCGCGTTGCTGGCCAAGTGCGTGACCATGCCCGAGCAAGGCTCGCACCTGACCGCCGTGCTGGACCGCTACGTGCTGCACCCGGTCATGGGCCCGCTGATCCTGGCCGGGCTGATGTTCCTGGTCTTTCAGGCCGTGTTCACCTGGGCCAAGCTGCCCATGGACCTGATCGACAACGGCATGGGCCTGGTGGGCGACTGGGTCAAGGCCCACATGGCAGACGGCATGCTGCGCAGCCTGCTGGTGGATGGCGTGATCGGCGGCGCGGGCAGCGTGCTGGTCTTCCTGCCGCAGATCATCATCCTGTTTGGCTTCATCCTGGCACTCGAAGACTCGGGCTACCTGCCGCGCGCGGCCTTCCTGCTGGACCGCATCATGGGCAGCGTGGGGCTATCGGGCCGAGCCTTCATCCCGCTGCTGTCGAGCTTTGCCTGCGCCATCCCCGGCATCATGGCCACGCGCACCATCGCCGACCCACGTGACCGCCTGGTCACCATCCTGATCGCCCCCTTGATGACCTGCTCGGCGCGCCTGCCGGTGTATGCGCTGCTGATCGCGGCCTTCATTCCCAGCCGCACGGTGGGTGGCATCTTCAACCTGCAAGGCCTGGTGCTGTTCGCGCTGTACATGGCGGGCATTTTCTCGGCCATGCTGGTGGCGCTGGTGCTCAAGAAGTTCATGAAACAAGGCAGCGCCCAGCCCCTGCTGATGGAGCTGCCCGACTACCACGTGCCGCACCTGCGCAACCTGGCGCTGGGCCTGTGGGAGCGCGCCAGCATCTTCGTCAAGCGCGTGGGCACCATCATCCTGTCGCTGATGATCATCCTGTGGTTCCTGTCGAACTTCCCTTCGCCACCGGATGGCGCCACGGGGCCGGCCATCCAGTACAGCCTGGCAGGCATGGCCGGCCGCGCGCTGGAGGTGATCTTCGCGCCCATTGGTTTCACCTGGCAGATCTGCATCGCGCTGGTGCCGGGCATGGCCGCGCGTGAAGTGGCCGTGGCGGCATTGGGCACGGTGTATTCGATGTCACAAACCGGCGACGAACTCAGCAGCGCGCTGCAAGGCCTGATCGGTCACGCCTGGTCACTGCCCACGGCCCTGTCGCTGATGACTTGGTATGTGTATGCGCCGCAATGCCTGTCCACGCTGATCGTGACGCGCCGCGAGACCAACGGCTGGCGTGTGCCGATGATCATGCTGGGCTATATGTTTGCGCTGGCCTATGCCGCCTCGTTTGCGGTGTACCACCTGGCCCTGCGCTGGGGAGCCTGA